In Neptuniibacter halophilus, the genomic stretch GCGTGAAACCGGCAGCTATGAGGCTTATCTCGACAGAATTCTGAGTTATTACAATCAGCGTTTCACTTATTCGTTGCAGCCGCCTCTGCTTGGGCGGCAAATGGTTGATCAGTTCCTGTTTCAGACGCAAACCGGGTTTTGTGGCCACTTTGCCGGCGCAACGGCGCTCATGTTGCGTCTGGCGGGGATTCCAGCCCGGGTTGTAACCGGCTATCAGGGAGGAGAGTGGAATCCTTATGATCAGTATCTGCTCGTGCGCCAGTATGATGCTCATGCCTGGGTAGAAGCCTGGCAGCCGGGTAAGGGCTGGCAACGTATCGACCCGACAGCGGCTGTCGCGCCGCAGCGCGTAGAGCAGCCGGCTGAGGGTACCTTGTCCCTGGAAGCAGGGTTTCTGGCCGATAATCCGCTGGTAGGCTGGACCCTGAAGCGCAGCGGTGTGATCAGTAGCCTGCGCCTGCGACTGGAAGCACTCAACTACGGATGGCATCAGTGGGTACTCAACTATCACCATAATCAGGCTTCATTACTCAGTTCGCTGCTGGGGCAGATTTCCTACCTGAAACTGGCGTTGTTTCTGTTGCTGCCATTCACACTGGTTATCGGTGTGACTACGTTACTGATGATGCGCAGCAACCGTCCGAAATCCAGACATAAAGATGATCTGGAGATTATCCGGTTTTCTGAAGCACTGGGCCGGCACGGACTGTCCCGTGCGCCGGGCGAGACAGTGCAGCACTATTGCCGGCGGCTGGCTGAGATTCGCCCGGAACTGCAGAGCAAGCTGACTCAGTTGGCGCAGCGTTACGAACAGTTGCGTTATGCGCCAGTGCCGGTACAGGGGGCTCAGGCATCCCTTAAACCGCTGGTTGATGATTGTCTGGCTGGTTTTCGTTAGTCATGGAGCTTCAGTTCGGCTATCCGTTGTTGTAGTAGCGGAAGCGTTTCCAGCTCAAACCATCGGTTTCGCTGCAGCCATAGCTGATTTCTGGGTGAGGGATGGGGCAGCAGAAAATACCCGGCAGGCCACAGCGTATGATGACGAACTCTCTCGGTCAGTGTTTTATGCTGCTTCAGCAGATCTGTTCCGGCGAGATAGTATTGCTGTGCGTACTGCCCGATCAGCAGCGTGAGTTTAACCTCAGGAAGATGTGCCAGCAGTTGCGAATGCCAGGCCGGTGCGCATTCCGGGCGTGGTGGCAGATCACCGGAGCGGCCTTTTCCGGGGTAACAAAAACCCATAGGCATAATCGCGACCCTGGCCGGGTCGTAGAATGTTTCTGTATCTGTATTCAGCCACTGGCGCAATCGATTGCCGCTGGCATCATTCCACGGAACGCCCGATTCATGGACACGGGTACCCGGTGCCTGACCAATAATCAGCAGCCGGGCAGACGGCGAAGCCTGAATCACCGGGTTAGGCCCCAGCGGTAAGTGGCTTTCGCAGAGGCGGCAGGCCCTGATTTGAGTGAGTAGTTTCTGCATTATTCTCCCACCTGCTGCCTGATCCAGTATCATAGGCACTCTTCAGTTTACAGCTTCGGAAAGATAATTGTGGATTTTGATTACACCATCGTTCGCAGCCGCCGGCGCAAAACCGCAGCGATTCATGTTGGCAGTGAGGGTGTCGTTGTCAGAGTGCCTGTATGGGTGACGGATCAGTGGGTTGCTTCGTTCGTCGCTTCACGGTCTGACTGGATCAGTAAGCACGAGCAGGCTGTGCGGGAGAACCTGCAGGCGCATGCTATAACGCTTAAACCCGGTGCAATGTTGCCCTATATGGGGGACAGTTTTCGACTGAGCTGGGAAAAGGGCAGGGCCCGCGCGGTGAGTAGGGTGGCTGATAAGATCCATGTGACAATCGGTGGGCGTTCACGGAAACCTGAGCTCGAGCAGGTCGAGGCCTGCCTGAAAAGCTGGTACCGCGATCAGGCGCGTACCCAGTTGCAACAGCGCGTTGAATACTGGCAGCAGGTAATGGGCCTCAGGCCGAAAAGTTTAACGGTTAAGAGCTTCCGGCGCCGCTGGGGAAGTTGCAGTGCAGGCGGTGATATTCAGCTTAACTGGCGTTTGATTTTTGCATCTCAGGCACTGCAGGATTATGTGGTGATACACGAGTTAGCACATCTGGTTCATCTGAATCACAGCCCCGATTTCTGGCAGTTGGTGGGTGAATATTGCACAGAATGGAAAACTAAACGTAAAGAACTACAAAACCGAACGGGATGGGTACTTTGGTAGAGCTTTGTTTGAAAGTAAAACGTGTTATGTTCCTTTATGAGCAATTTCATAGTGTTATAGGGCATTGAATCCATGGAACGGAAAACGCCTGTTCGGGAGGCTGCCAGGTAAGCTGGCCCGGACTCAAAGGAGGAACACTATACTTGCGTGACGGCGGCTAAGCATAACAATAACGAGAGTGAAGATGAGCCTTTATACAAGTATCGAAAAAACATTTTTCAATACATTGACCAAAAAGATCACCGGTAACGTGATTTTTTTGTTGTTACCCCACATTGCACTTTTGATTCTGGGTTACGACCATTTCCGTAATTTAGAAGCCAGTCTGACCGCGGCAGGACCCGATGCCGTTCCGGTAGAGATCCTGCAGTCAGAGTTACAGTCTTTTGGGCTTTATGGGCTGATTACTGTCAGCTTTGCCCTGATCTCCGGTTTCTTCTCAATATTCTTTATGCGCCATTTGTTCCTGCGCCCGATCCGTGCGATGACGGATGTGCTGCAGGCGATCAAAGATAAGGATGGTGATATCTCCGCGACGCTGCCTGAATATACCCATGATGAAATTTCCGAAATGGCAGAGAGCTACAATGGATTCTCTGACAGCCTGAAGGCGATGATTGCCGAGAGTCGTCGTCGTAGTGTCAGTGTCGCTCTGAGTTCGACACGCCTGCAGAAGGTGCTGATTGAAGCGCAGGACTCAGCGGTAAAACAGGAGGAGCAGGCGCAGAAGGTGTTCCAGTCTTCCTCTGAAGCCACTCAGGCGATCGATAATATTGCTGGCAGTACACTGGAGATCTCCGAGCGTAACTCGCGCAATCTGGATGAGATTCGCAGCTCCAGTGAGGAGTTGGGTCGGGTTAAAACGCAGGTGGAAGCGATTCGCGAGCAGGTGACAGACTTTCAGGATACCGTGCATAAACTGGAGGTAAACTCGAAAAACATCACCGACATTCTCGGTATGGTCAAAGACTTCTCTGATCAGACCAATCTGCTGGCGTTGAATGCATCCATCGAAGCGGCACGTGCCGGTGAGGCCGGGCGGGGTTTCTCGGTGGTTGCTGATGAGGTGCGTAATCTGTCGCAGAAGGTGAGTACCGCAACCAGTGAAATCGATCAGAATATCGGCGAGATGTTTTCGCTGGTGGGCAGTACCCGATCCAGCGCATCAACCATTCTTGAATATGTAGGCTCCACGGAGGAGTTTATTGGTAACACCAATCAACAGTTCCGTAGTCTGGTCGGCGACTTCGAAGACCTGAACAGCCAACTGAGCAGTATCAGTGCGGCGATTGATGAGCTGGCGTATACCAACCGCGAATCCCATACACATGTGTCTGAAATCACCAATATCTCTACCGCCATGCATGGTGAGATTGAACAGTCACGACGCTTCTCAGAAGAGCTGGAGCATTCTACTGAAGAGACTCAGGAGCTGCTGTCGCGCTTTATTATCGGTTACGGTGGTTTTGAAGGAATGATTCAGACCGGAAGACAGTGGGGGCAGCAGGTGCAGGATGCACTGGAGCAGCTTGCATCGCGCGGCTGTAATCTGTTTGATACTAACTATGTACGTAGCAATGACGGACAGCGCCCGGAGAAGTATGACACCAGTTATGCGGATCAGTATGAAGCGCTGTTACGGCCAATGTTCGATGGCTTCATTGCGCAGCGCCCTGAGTTTATCTACGCCATCGCGGTGGATCGTAACGGTTATGCTCCGGCGCATCACAGTAAAGTGTCTGAGCGCCTGACCGGTAACTTTGAGATCGATAACCTGCGTAGCCGCCACCGTCGGATCTTTGCCGGAAACCGTGCTGAGGTACGCCGTGCATCGTCTACAGCGCCTTTCCTGTTACAGACCTTTATTCGTGATACCGGTGAGGTGCTGAATGATCTGTCTATCCCGCTGTATATCAATGGTCAGCACTGGGGAGCGCTGATTATGGGGTTTGCACCGGAAAACCTGCTTGATGATAAAAATTGAGTGCTCAGCGAGCAGATATAAAAAAAGCGGCAGGTGCCGCTTTTTTTATATCTGACGTTTTGCTCAGAGGTCGTAATCGGTGACCAGTTGTTCAATCAACTGCTTGACCGTGTCATAGGAGAGCGGTTTGCTGCAGATTGCTGATACCCCGGCGCTCTGAACCGCAGCCAGGCGGCTCTCATTCTGCTCACTGGTAACCATCAGAATCGGTACGGTTGGTTGCTCGCTGTGGTTGCGGATATGTTCAGTGAGTTCCTGGCCGTCTACATTCGGCATATTGTAGTCGGTAATAATCAGATCGTAGCGGCGGCCGTCATCGATCATCTGCAAGGCTTCTGCACCGTCTTTGGCGGTGTCTACCGAACTGATGGAAAGTGAATCCAGCATCTGCTGTATATATTTTCGTGACAGTGTGCTGTCGTCGACAATCAACACTCGCAGGGCATCGTATTCGTCGCTGTCGCTGTCGGACTCAAAGTCAGAGATATAGTCCAGCGTACTGCGCAGTGCGGTTCTCATCTCTTCGCGGCTGAATGGTTTGGGGAGTATGGCAATGGCGCCCGCCTGACGGATCGGCTCCAGATAACGATAATGGGTTTCGGAGGAGATCAGCAGAAAAGTGATGTTCTCCAGCGAGTCCAGACCACGCATCTGGGTGACCAGGTCGGTCCCGGTCATATCTGGCAGGTGCATGGCGGAGAGAACCAGATCAGGAGGGGTGCTAAGCATATGCTCCAGGGCGGGCTTGCCCTCCTCAAACTCTTCTACCTTCTCGATACCGAAGCTGTTGAGCTGATTGATAATGATATGTCGCTGAACTTTGGAGGGTTCAATGACAGTGACATAAAGGTTGCTTAGTTCCATATCCTGAGATCCATACCTATAAATCGGGTCGGGATAAATGATGAGGTCTTTTGAATACCTATTCAGCTTAGATCATGACAGAGAAAAAGTGCTCAGAAAAGCTAAAACCCGGTTTTTTAAGACCTTTATCGGTGTATTGATCAGAGAGTGAACAGTGCAGCGAATAATCCGTGTCTGGCTTCGTTACTGTTTGATCACCTGTTTGAATTTTAGACACATTTTCAGCGGAGCGAAGTGACATTAGTGAGGAATATGACAGGCTAACTTCTGTGCCGGGATGACAAACGGTCAGAGTGATCTCTTTTGATGCAGCGCAGAAAGGAGTTTGCCAGCGTTTGACTTGTGTCAGTTAAAGGTTGAGCCGTTGGGCGTAGCATAAGATTGAAGAGGGAATAAAGCTGAGTAGTGACTTGTTTGAATCTCTCAATAAGTTCACAAATATAAGGTATTTACGCATGTGCCCAAATGGAAATGCAGATCTTACACGTAGTTTAATCTTACATGCGGCTACAGCAATCATCAGCAAGGACGGCTTAGAAGCGCTCACGGCGGGTCGTCTCATCGCTGAAGCTTCGATCAGCAAAGGGGGCTTGTACCATCATTTCCGGACGATGTCTGAGGTTGAGATGGAGGTGCTGGATCTTCTGGCTGAGAACCTGCTGATCAGGCTG encodes the following:
- a CDS encoding uracil-DNA glycosylase family protein, which gives rise to MQKLLTQIRACRLCESHLPLGPNPVIQASPSARLLIIGQAPGTRVHESGVPWNDASGNRLRQWLNTDTETFYDPARVAIMPMGFCYPGKGRSGDLPPRPECAPAWHSQLLAHLPEVKLTLLIGQYAQQYYLAGTDLLKQHKTLTERVRHHTLWPAGYFLLPHPSPRNQLWLQRNRWFELETLPLLQQRIAELKLHD
- a CDS encoding M48 family metallopeptidase, translating into MDFDYTIVRSRRRKTAAIHVGSEGVVVRVPVWVTDQWVASFVASRSDWISKHEQAVRENLQAHAITLKPGAMLPYMGDSFRLSWEKGRARAVSRVADKIHVTIGGRSRKPELEQVEACLKSWYRDQARTQLQQRVEYWQQVMGLRPKSLTVKSFRRRWGSCSAGGDIQLNWRLIFASQALQDYVVIHELAHLVHLNHSPDFWQLVGEYCTEWKTKRKELQNRTGWVLW
- a CDS encoding methyl-accepting chemotaxis protein, yielding MSLYTSIEKTFFNTLTKKITGNVIFLLLPHIALLILGYDHFRNLEASLTAAGPDAVPVEILQSELQSFGLYGLITVSFALISGFFSIFFMRHLFLRPIRAMTDVLQAIKDKDGDISATLPEYTHDEISEMAESYNGFSDSLKAMIAESRRRSVSVALSSTRLQKVLIEAQDSAVKQEEQAQKVFQSSSEATQAIDNIAGSTLEISERNSRNLDEIRSSSEELGRVKTQVEAIREQVTDFQDTVHKLEVNSKNITDILGMVKDFSDQTNLLALNASIEAARAGEAGRGFSVVADEVRNLSQKVSTATSEIDQNIGEMFSLVGSTRSSASTILEYVGSTEEFIGNTNQQFRSLVGDFEDLNSQLSSISAAIDELAYTNRESHTHVSEITNISTAMHGEIEQSRRFSEELEHSTEETQELLSRFIIGYGGFEGMIQTGRQWGQQVQDALEQLASRGCNLFDTNYVRSNDGQRPEKYDTSYADQYEALLRPMFDGFIAQRPEFIYAIAVDRNGYAPAHHSKVSERLTGNFEIDNLRSRHRRIFAGNRAEVRRASSTAPFLLQTFIRDTGEVLNDLSIPLYINGQHWGALIMGFAPENLLDDKN
- a CDS encoding response regulator encodes the protein MELSNLYVTVIEPSKVQRHIIINQLNSFGIEKVEEFEEGKPALEHMLSTPPDLVLSAMHLPDMTGTDLVTQMRGLDSLENITFLLISSETHYRYLEPIRQAGAIAILPKPFSREEMRTALRSTLDYISDFESDSDSDEYDALRVLIVDDSTLSRKYIQQMLDSLSISSVDTAKDGAEALQMIDDGRRYDLIITDYNMPNVDGQELTEHIRNHSEQPTVPILMVTSEQNESRLAAVQSAGVSAICSKPLSYDTVKQLIEQLVTDYDL